The Xenopus tropicalis strain Nigerian chromosome 2, UCB_Xtro_10.0, whole genome shotgun sequence genome window below encodes:
- the lrtomt gene encoding uncharacterized protein LOC394652 isoform X1 encodes MCLRIRTSAPPMGRRGHRNPAMDRRLSNPPVPGAPVDFSFKCINSVEDVLLEEPRLGVRPLKRCENGKLLSQALRLNNNTLTDLKGFGETAEKLLSDPPQLRWIDLSFNDLSTIDSVLPKYRNLSVLNLHSNSIRQLSQVDKLAALPNLKSLTLHGNPIEGERGYRCYILSVLPQLKTLDFSAVTKQDRVTADVWRRMNMKPRRLRRNKDE; translated from the exons ATGTGTCTCCGTATAAGAACCAGtgccccccccatgggcag GCGCGGCCATAGAAACCCAGCGATGGACAGAAGACTTTCCAACCCCCCGGTCCCCGGGGCCCCTGTGGATTTCTCCTTCAAATGCATCAACTCAGTGGAag ATGTGCTGCTGGAAGAGCCCAGGCTGGGGGTGAGGCCCCTCAAGCGCTGTGAGAATGGCAAGCTCCTGAGCCAAGCTCTGCGCCTCAACAACAACACCCTGACCGACCTCAAAGGCTTCGGGGAGACGGCAGAAAAGCTGCTGAGTGACCCCCCCCAACTCCGCTggattgacttgtcctttaatgatctGTCCACCATTGACTCT GTCCTGCCCAAATACCGAAACCTCAGCGTCCTCAATCTCCATAGCAACAGCATCAGGCAACTGTCCCAGGTGGATAAACTGGCCGCCTTGCCCAACCTGAAGAGCCTGACCCTGCACGGCAACCCAATCGAGGGAGAGCGAGGCTACAG GTGCTACATCCTCTCTGTGCTGCCGCAGCTGAAGACATTGGATTTCAGCGCTGTCACCAAGCAAGACCGTGTCACCGCCGACGTCTGGAGGCGCATGAACATGAAGCCGCGGCGCCTGAGAAGGAATAAAGATGAATAG
- the lrtomt gene encoding uncharacterized protein LOC394652: MDRRLSNPPVPGAPVDFSFKCINSVEDVLLEEPRLGVRPLKRCENGKLLSQALRLNNNTLTDLKGFGETAEKLLSDPPQLRWIDLSFNDLSTIDSVLPKYRNLSVLNLHSNSIRQLSQVDKLAALPNLKSLTLHGNPIEGERGYRCYILSVLPQLKTLDFSAVTKQDRVTADVWRRMNMKPRRLRRNKDE, translated from the exons ATGGACAGAAGACTTTCCAACCCCCCGGTCCCCGGGGCCCCTGTGGATTTCTCCTTCAAATGCATCAACTCAGTGGAag ATGTGCTGCTGGAAGAGCCCAGGCTGGGGGTGAGGCCCCTCAAGCGCTGTGAGAATGGCAAGCTCCTGAGCCAAGCTCTGCGCCTCAACAACAACACCCTGACCGACCTCAAAGGCTTCGGGGAGACGGCAGAAAAGCTGCTGAGTGACCCCCCCCAACTCCGCTggattgacttgtcctttaatgatctGTCCACCATTGACTCT GTCCTGCCCAAATACCGAAACCTCAGCGTCCTCAATCTCCATAGCAACAGCATCAGGCAACTGTCCCAGGTGGATAAACTGGCCGCCTTGCCCAACCTGAAGAGCCTGACCCTGCACGGCAACCCAATCGAGGGAGAGCGAGGCTACAG GTGCTACATCCTCTCTGTGCTGCCGCAGCTGAAGACATTGGATTTCAGCGCTGTCACCAAGCAAGACCGTGTCACCGCCGACGTCTGGAGGCGCATGAACATGAAGCCGCGGCGCCTGAGAAGGAATAAAGATGAATAG
- the znf674 gene encoding zinc finger protein 674 (The RefSeq protein has 3 substitutions, 1 frameshift compared to this genomic sequence), which translates to MDESALHIKEEPCETGQSEVLAEGQLNVAKEEDVTEDWGGEAFAGEEMEDYTPGRGSCGFICPECGKTFESQFLLSVHQAAHTEGSHVCPKCGKTFVQRSSLVRHQSLPCAGGCELSATYSPLDDRQTYKCGVCHMVLPGPNELRRHLGTHRGARRYTCKECNRTFSCDYFLLRHQRTHTGERPFVCPQCNKSFSCSSVLDRHQRLHIGLQPYKCEVCTKRFSQRASLVIHMRTHTGERPYSCQVCGRGFCSGPALIRHEQNHRQGKLRTAQGNRENGANDDTVKWKLPKILLRKAADGFSFTAVGDRKWVEQQMDCGRIQGKLVMEMHIDHEKLDIKKDYDEVPGGEGALLAQSPVKLENILGHGTGSSRQRSEATESGDGGRSGAKRFPMHQRTRAGERPFICRGCGKSFGHQSSLVRHRRSHCSRGFVAGNMSGGLAQPVYKCGVCSAAFPDTAQLKRHLSSHSGERRYWCKDCGRRFNSNYFLVRHQRIHTGDKPFQCQVCQRAFSQKTTLVIHLRSHTGERPLPVPSVWQGLLLSLSLGPTSSQREGQRERWAPEQVEGIAEQAEGATEAQGGHGC; encoded by the exons ATGGATGAGAGCGCTCTGCACATTAAGGAAGAGCCGTGTGAGACCGGGCAGAGTGAGGTTCTGGCGGAGGGGCAACTCAATGTGGCCAAGGAAGAGGATGTCACGGAGGACTGGGGGGGCGAGGCATTTGCTGAAGAGGAGATGGAGGATTATACCCCGGGGAGGGGCAGCTGCGGATTTATATGCCCAGAGTGTGGGAAAACCTTTGAGTCTCAGTTCCTGCTGAGCGTCCATCAGGCAGCGCACACAGAAGGGGCCCATGTCTGTCCCAAGTGCGGCAAAACCTTTGTACAACGCTCCTCTCTTGTGCGCCACCAGTCCTTGCCCTGCGCGGGGGGTTGTGAACTTTCCGCCACTTACTCGCCCCTCGATGACCGGCAGACTTACAAATGCGGAGTGTGTCACATGGTGCTGCCAGGGCCCAATGAGCTGCGGAGACACCTGGGAACTCACAGAGGAGCGCGACGTTACACGTGCAAAGAGTGCAACCGCACCTTCAGCTGCGACTACTTCCTGCTGCGCCACCAGAGGACTCACACCGGCGAGCGCCCCTTTGTCTGCCCCCAGTGCAACAAGAGCTTCAGCTGCAGCTCCGTGCTGGACCGGCACCAGCGCTTGCACATCGGGCTCCAGCCGTACAAGTGTGAGGTGTGTACCAAGCGCTTCAGCCAGAGGGCCAGCCTGGTTATCCACATGCGAACCCACACCGGAGAGCGCCCCTATTCCTGCCAGGTGTGTGGGAGAGGGTTCTGTTCCGGCCCGGCTCTGATCCGCCACGAGCAGAACCACCGGCAGGGCAAGCTGCGCACAG CACAAGGGAATCGGGAAAATGGAGCAAACGACGACACCGTGAAATGGAAACTGCCCAAAATCCTGCTGAGAAAAGCTGCCGACGGCTTCTCCTTTACCGCTGTGGGGGACAGGAAGTGGGTGGAACAGCAGATGGATTGTGGGAGGATACAAGGGAAACTGGTGATGGAAATGCACATTGATCATGAGAAGCTGGATATAAAGAAAGACTatg ATGAAGTTCCAGGAGGAGAAGGCGCTCTCCTCGCACAGAGTCCAGTTAAGTTAGAGAACATTCTGGGACACGGCACCGGCAGTTCACGGCAGCGCTCAGAAGCCACAGACAGCGGTGATGGGGGTCGCAGTGGTGCCAAAAGGTTCCCCATGCACCAACGGACACGTGCCGGGGAGAGGCCTTTCATTTGCAGGGGCTGCGGGAAAAGCTTTGGCCACCAATCGTCTCTCGTACGGCACCGGCGGTCCCACTGCAGCCGCGGGTTTGTGGCGGGTAATATGAGTGGGGGCCTGGCCCAGCCTGTGTATAAATGTGGGGTCTGCAGCGCAGCCTTCCCGGATACCGCGCAGCTAAAGAGGCACCTAAGCAGCCACAGCGGGGAGCGGAGATACTGGTGCAAGGACTGCGGGCGCAGGTTTAACTCCAACTACTTCCTGGTCCGGCACCAGCGGATCCACACTGGCGATAAACCCTTCCAGTGCCAGGTTTGCCAGAGAGCCTTCTCCCAGAAGACCACCCTAGTGATTCACCTGCGGTCCCACACGGGGGAGCGCC TACCTGTGCCAAGTGTGTGGCAAGGGCTTCTGCTCTCGCTCAGCCTTGGTCCGACATCATCACAGCGAGAAGGACAAAGAGAGAG GTGGGCACCAGAGCAAGTCGAAGGCATCGCAGAACAAGCGGAAGGCGCCACCGAGGCCCAGGGGGGGCACGGCTGCTAA
- the znf674 gene encoding zinc finger protein 674 isoform X1, with amino-acid sequence MDESALHIKEEPCETGQSEVLAEGQLNVAKEEDVTEDWGGEAFAEEEMEDYTPGRGSCGFICPECGKTFESQFLLSVHQAAHTEGAHVCPKCGKTFVQRSSLVRHQSLPCAGGCELSATYSPLDDRQTYKCGVCHMVLPGPNELRRHLGTHRGARRYTCKECNRTFSCDYFLLRHQRTHTGERPFVCPQCNKSFSCSSVLDRHQRLHIGLQPYKCEVCTKRFSQRASLVIHMRTHTGERPYSCQVCGRGFCSGPALIRHEQNHRQGKLRTAQGNRENGANDDTVKWKLPKILLRKAADGFSFTAVGDRKWVEQQMDCGRIQGKLVMEMHIDHEKLDIKKDYDEVPGGEGALLAQSPVKLENILGHGTGSSRQRSEATDSGDGGRSGAKRFPMHQRTRAGERPFICRGCGKSFGHQSSLVRHRRSHCSRGFVAGNMSGGLAQPVYKCGVCSAAFPDTAQLKRHLSSHSGERRYWCKDCGRRFNSNYFLVRHQRIHTGDKPFQCQVCQRAFSQKTTLVIHLRSHTGERPYLCQVCGKGFCSRSALVRHHHSEKDKERGGHQSKSKASQNKRKAPPRPRGGTAAKRKKPSIVDEANMRKVVIHDEDFEIIHTPAPKGSGRTYVACPDCGKTFKSQTHLTIHSRMHTGERPFSCACGKSFGHRSTLIRHRNFHCDVKSDMVIPTHAATPAQRIYKCGICHSNFPSTGELKKHLGSHTGEQRYTCADCGRTFNGNFYLVRHQRTHTGERPFVCHRCNKSFKCSSVLYRHQRTHYGEMPFKCEVCDKGFSQKTSLIIHQRTHTGDRPYLCHICDRSFCSSSALSRHEQSHIYDGITSVQSVLEQQPEEADFANGSIGEEASEAGEFRDASKGGEFWEGSDQSLDSLKDKSGEADFHNGAEGGWEDPDPAPPLPLEKSDDDLQIIEVENEEGGFICPECGKFFNSQSLLQRHQKVHAAPNHFICPYCGKAFSQSSSLERHQSSYCKLRPVVAPNSAIKVIPAVQPLNKCGICDVAFPNRNELRKHLASHTGNEPYMCKDCGRTFSCNYFLVRHQRAHTGERPFVCPECNKSFRCSSVLYRHQRSHSGELPFKCEVCDKGFGQKSTLIIHLRTHTGERPYPCPACGRCFCSSSALARHEQTHKKQNPDIKDLAWKDGTS; translated from the exons ATGGATGAGAGCGCTCTGCACATTAAGGAAGAGCCGTGTGAGACCGGGCAGAGTGAGGTTCTGGCGGAGGGGCAACTCAATGTGGCCAAGGAAGAGGATGTCACGGAGGACTGGGGGGGCGAGGCATTTGCTGAAGAGGAGATGGAGGATTATACCCCGGGGAGGGGCAGCTGCGGATTTATATGCCCAGAGTGTGGGAAAACCTTTGAGTCTCAGTTCCTGCTGAGCGTCCATCAGGCAGCGCACACAGAAGGGGCCCATGTCTGTCCCAAGTGCGGCAAAACCTTTGTACAACGCTCCTCTCTTGTGCGCCACCAGTCCTTGCCCTGCGCGGGGGGTTGTGAACTTTCCGCCACTTACTCGCCCCTCGATGACCGGCAGACTTACAAATGCGGAGTGTGTCACATGGTGCTGCCAGGGCCCAATGAGCTGCGGAGACACCTGGGAACTCACAGAGGAGCGCGACGTTACACGTGCAAAGAGTGCAACCGCACCTTCAGCTGCGACTACTTCCTGCTGCGCCACCAGAGGACTCACACCGGCGAGCGCCCCTTTGTCTGCCCCCAGTGCAACAAGAGCTTCAGCTGCAGCTCCGTGCTGGACCGGCACCAGCGCTTGCACATCGGGCTCCAGCCGTACAAGTGTGAGGTGTGTACCAAGCGCTTCAGCCAGAGGGCCAGCCTGGTTATCCACATGCGAACCCACACCGGAGAGCGCCCCTATTCCTGCCAGGTGTGTGGGAGAGGGTTCTGTTCCGGCCCGGCTCTGATCCGCCACGAGCAGAACCACCGGCAGGGCAAGCTGCGCACAG CACAAGGGAATCGGGAAAATGGAGCAAACGACGACACCGTGAAATGGAAACTGCCCAAAATCCTGCTGAGAAAAGCTGCCGACGGCTTCTCCTTTACCGCTGTGGGGGACAGGAAGTGGGTGGAACAGCAGATGGATTGTGGGAGGATACAAGGGAAACTGGTGATGGAAATGCACATTGATCATGAGAAGCTGGATATAAAGAAAGACTatg ATGAAGTTCCAGGAGGAGAAGGCGCTCTCCTCGCACAGAGTCCAGTTAAGTTAGAGAACATTCTGGGACACGGCACCGGCAGTTCACGGCAGCGCTCAGAAGCCACAGACAGCGGTGATGGGGGTCGCAGTGGTGCCAAAAGGTTCCCCATGCACCAACGGACACGTGCCGGGGAGAGGCCTTTCATTTGCAGGGGCTGCGGGAAAAGCTTTGGCCACCAATCGTCTCTCGTACGGCACCGGCGGTCCCACTGCAGCCGCGGGTTTGTGGCGGGTAATATGAGTGGGGGCCTGGCCCAGCCTGTGTATAAATGTGGGGTCTGCAGCGCAGCCTTCCCGGATACCGCGCAGCTAAAGAGGCACCTAAGCAGCCACAGCGGGGAGCGGAGATACTGGTGCAAGGACTGCGGGCGCAGGTTTAACTCCAACTACTTCCTGGTCCGGCACCAGCGGATCCACACTGGCGATAAACCCTTCCAGTGCCAGGTTTGCCAGAGAGCCTTCTCCCAGAAGACCACCCTAGTGATTCACCTGCGGTCCCACACGGGGGAGCGCCCCTACCTGTGCCAAGTGTGTGGCAAGGGCTTCTGCTCTCGCTCAGCCTTGGTCCGACATCATCACAGCGAGAAGGACAAAGAGAGAG GTGGGCACCAGAGCAAGTCGAAGGCATCGCAGAACAAGCGGAAGGCGCCACCGAGGCCCAGGGGGGGCACGGCTGCTAAACGGAAGAAACCAAGCATAGTGGATGAGGCAAACATGCGTAAGGTAGTGATACACGACGAGGACTTCGAGATCATCCACACCCCCGCCCCCAAGGGGAGCGGCCGGACCTACGTGGCGTGCCCAGACTGCGGCAAGACCTTCAAGTCCCAGACGCATTTAACCATCCACAGTCGCATGCACACGGGGGAAAGGCCCTTCTCCTGCGCCTGCGGCAAAAGCTTCGGCCACCGCTCCACTCTCATACGGCACCGAAACTTCCACTGCGACGTGAAATCCGATATGGTCATCCCGACCCACGCGGCCACGCCCGCCCAGCGCATTTATAAATGCGGCATCTGCCACTCAAACTTCCCGAGCACCGGCGAGCTGAAGAAGCACTTGGGCAGCCACACGGGGGAGCAGCGCTACACGTGCGCGGACTGCGGCCGCACCTTTAACGGGAACTTTTATCTGGTGCGCCACCAGCGCACCCACACCGGCGAGCGCCCCTTCGTCTGCCATCGCTGCAACAAAAGCTTTAAATGCAGCTCGGTCCTGTACCGGCACCAACGCACGCACTACGGGGAGATGCCGTTTAAATGCGAGGTTTGCGACAAAGGCTTCTCCCAAAAGACCAGTCTGATTATCCACCAAAGGACGCACACAGGAGACCGCCCCTACTTGTGCCACATCTGCGACCGCAGCTTTTGCTCCAGCTCCGCCCTCTCCCGACACGAGCAAAGTCACATATATGATGGAATCACCTCAG TGCAGAGCGTTCTGGAGCAGCAGCCAGAAGAGGCAGACTTTGCTAACGGCTCTATCGGGGAGGAGGCCAGCGAGGCTGGGGAGTTCCGCGATGCATCTAAAGGCGGGGAGTTCTGGGAGGGCAGCGACCAATCCCTCGATTCGCTGAAAGACAAAAGCGGCGAGGCGGATTTCCATAACGGCGCTGAGGGCGGCTGGGAGGATCCAGATCCGGCTCCGCCCCTGCCCCTGGAGAAAAGCGATGATGACCTGCAGATTATTGAAGTGGAGAACGAGGAAGGGGGATTTATCTGCCCCGAATGTGGCAAATTCTTTAACTCCCAGTCTCTGCTGCAGCGGCACCAGAAGGTTCACGCCGCCCCCAACCATTTCATCTGCCCGTACTGCGGCAAGGCCTTCAGCCAAAGCTCGTCTCTAGAGCGCCACCAGAGCTCCTACTGCAAACTGCGGCCCGTGGTGGCCCCCAACAGCGCCATCAAGGTCATTCCGGCCGTCCAGCCCCTCAACAAGTGCGGCATTTGCGACGTGGCCTTCCCCAACCGCAACGAGCTGCGGAAACACCTGGCCAGCCACACGGGGAACGAGCCCTACATGTGCAAAGACTGCGGGCGCACCTTCAGCTGCAACTACTTCCTGGTGCGCCACCAGCGGGCACACACCGGCGAGCGCCCCTTTGTCTGCCCCGAGTGCAACAAGAGCTTCCGCTGCAGCTCCGTGCTGTACCGCCACCAGCGCTCGCATTCCGGGGAGCTGCCGTTTAAATGCGAGGTTTGTGACAAGGGCTTTGGGCAGAAAAGCACCCTCATCATCCACCTGCGGACACACACGGGGGAGCGCCCGTACCCCTGCCCGGCCTGCGGCCGCTGCTTCTGCTCCAGTTCTGCTCTGGCCCGGCACGAGCAAACTCACAAGAAGCAGAACCCGGACATTAAAGACCTGGCCTGGAAGGACGGAACCTCCTAG